In the genome of Primulina tabacum isolate GXHZ01 chromosome 13, ASM2559414v2, whole genome shotgun sequence, the window AAACTGCAAATATATAATTGGTTGAATCAATAAAAGGAACAGAATACAAACTAATAAGCAAATACAAGGGTCTACAAAAACTATATGATCATACATCAATCAACGCAAGCTTCAAAATCTGCTCGACCAGAGTTAAAAACTTACAAAGTTATCCCAAATAATATTCAATGCCGGCAGTTTTCTGAGAACATATTTCTTCAGCAGTGATCCACAATAAAACCGAACATTCAGCTGAGATCACCAAACTTCCTAATAAAGAAATCAAAGTCACAACCGGGAAGAAAAATACCACTGATCAAAACTAATATTTTCTCTTACGGAAAGAAAAATATTCTTCCAACCACCACCAATATGCAAAGTTACGCCATGCAAGCCattattttcttgaaatatgTTGAATGTAGCAAGCAACCCCCACAACAACGATGGCGGAAAAGGTTGAGCCTGCCACTAGCAACCAATCTTTTTGGCTCGAGTCACCAAAAAATCCATTCTTTCCAACCCGAACTCTACCATCGCGTTCAATACCACCATTCACAGCATCCACAACTGCTCTTTCCTTCACTTCATACGCAATAATCATCTTCTCTTTCTCATCCAAACAACTCTGCAAAAGACTGATTTCCACTTTCATTTTCTCAACGGTCTTCTCCAGATCATTCTTCAACTTCTCCAAATTCTTGCTACTTCCTACCATTGTCTCCAACTCCTCAACCCTCTTCTTTAAATCACCTAGTTCCCTTTCTTTCCCCTCCAACTCATTCCTCATACTACTCTCCACTCCCTCCAAATTCTCAACTTTAGAAACCAGCAAATTTCTTTCCTTCTCGATTGCCTCCAACTTAACATCCTTTTCCTCCTCCCTCTGTTTAATCCCCACCATTTCACTTTTCATATCTGACAACTCGGCCGTTGTCTCTTGCAAATCGCTCATGGTGGAAACCAAATCGTGCTGCAACCTAGACACATCAGCTTCCAACTCTGCAGCTCTAGCAACCACAGCTCCCAAAGTCTTATTTTCTGCTTCCACTTCGTGGACGTGTTTTTTGAACTCGTCATTCTCATTGCTTAAAACCTTGACGGAGTCTTCCAACTCCTCAATCTGCTGCTTATATTTCTTGTTTTGCTCAttgattttatcattttcttgTTCAAGATCACTGACCTTCAGAGTAAGCCCTGAAATTTTAGCAGAATTATCACCAGATATTTCCACTTCACGATGACCAGATAATTCTCCAACGATCGTCGTCTCATCAGCCATTTCTTACCCTACAAAcgaacaaaacaaaacaaaacaaaatgtCGATCGAATTAATAAATAAGAAAATCATTTCTAATTTCGAGTGAAGGGCTAAAAAGAAACTAATTTCCAAAAAAATAATAGTCCCCTGCAATCATCAGCACAAAGGGACGAAAGAAGGGAATTCTTCAACTCAGTTTCCCTACCTACAACTATAAGCACAAAGGAACCTGAAAAATCGTCCCAGACCCCAGAGAAAAATCAACGTGGAACAAAAAGGTTTTTCAAATCATGATTATCAGGTATTGTGGGCTCAAAATCAAATTCCAATTAGATTTTTTGGTTAGAAATAAGATGGAATGTTAAAATTTGGACTCACCGTCGTGGAGGATTGAGCTCAAAAGCTGATGCAATTTAGGGttggaattttttaaaaaatataatcagAAGAATTACTCGAAGTCGTGTGGAGCCCAAATTTTTGGATGGCATCCTGTTAGTGGGCCATCGGTTGAAATGCTGGATCCTCACACCTAATGCAGTTTTAGCCCATTAGTACCTAAGCCCAAAAACTATAGGATCTAAACAGAACGTTACTATTTCATATTTTACGCTTCTATCCAGCGGGGAAATTGAATTATGCATCTAAAGTGTGgaaatttcatgaatttttatttaattatttttaaaaaaataaaaaactggttGAGTCGGGTTCGGATTGGGAGTTTTCGAATTCGTTCATGTTAGGTCaggttaaaatttttttaatgctATCATATATCAACCTCATCTACTCGAATTCACACTTTTAATTTGGATGATAATCTTTCATTGCTCCACGTGTGATCTAGATGTAACATGATGTGTCAAAGTACAAATTTTGTGTATTTATTCtatataaaatcaaaattttctataATAAGTGATGTCTTATTTTACGAATTAAATCATCTGTCATCTTATTACAGTTTTACTCATTTTCCGAATTAACCTTCATAAACTGCATTATCTAGTAATAATGACAATAATCTAAAAACCTTAAATAATTAGCTTGTTAGTATCACTTCGTAACTGTTGAAGCATTAATATGTCGTGGGTATTAATTTGTAATTAGATcataaaatatatgaaaaatacatttatcaAACGCGGTATTTTTTCACCTATGACCAACAAATTTAATGATCTTATAGACTCATAAATATATATTCATGCAACGAATCGACTTGATCAATATTTTTTACAgtaaaaattgttattttcactGAAACAAGAACATATCACCCAATATTTATTCATTaatgacaaaaaaataatacttttgcattaaaatataataatttagatataaaaatagcatttgcataaataaaattaaacatcaatctcataaaattaactcgTGATACAAAGTTCTTATACTAGATTTTATGTTCTCGTCGCATAATATAATCATGTAAATGCACATCTTAAAAAGTAGCATACAATGACTTGCCGCTTCATCGATGAACAGTTAACTGTTAATTTGTTATCATTTCGATGCGTCAAACTAATTTCTAACAGTACGTAAAAATGATATGCAAGGAGGAAAAacaatttgagaaaaatatgtTTTCAGTACCACGAGGAGAAAAATAcggggaaaaaaaaaaggaatcgCGAGATGTTATAACATAGCATCAAACTGggcaaattataaattttgcgACGGTATAATTGTTGCTATCTGATTATCTCTAGCAAGTAAAATTTTCCCAACTCCATTACTAAAGAAGAACCGTCTTCTTTTTAAGGAAAACTAAGCAGTGAGCACCAAAGTTTTCCCTTTCTGTACACCATGCACAACCAGCAACCACAATGTACACAAATCATCCTCTAAAAAGGGTGGAGATGGTTCTCCCTGACAACAAATCCTCAGCCGGCTCAAACGATGATAAGCCTTTCATGAGTACATCCTTGCCATACCATACTGAATCCCACCAGCTTTTCTGTGGGTAGCCATATTTGAAGCAGCCGCAGCAGCTACACCGAGCCCGCTGTATTGACCTTTCGACTGTAGCAGATTTGCGTCGATCATGACAGCTCTATCCTCAACATGGTCCACCTTAGTCACCCCTGCTCGAGCAATATAATATGAATTGCAATCTATGTTTATAGCTATATCAGGAGCTAACTTGGAGGCCATGCTGCAGTTTGGTATTTGTTTGTTGTGTGATGATGGTAGTTCTCTGTGTGTCTTGGCAGCCGATCTTTCTGGCATTCCTGTACCGTTTCTATGGTAATAGTAAGTTACCGGAGGAGGTTGGTTGGGAAGGACTGTACTACTAACTAGATTTCTAGGATCATATGTATCTTTGATGACACTCCCGTTCTCGTAAGGCAAAACTGGACCAGCAACTTTCCCAGTTTTAGCTAAGAGCCGAAAAATTTCACAAGCAGTGGTTAATACTACTGATAAAACAAGAATGACTCAATCAGGAAAAACAATAGGTGAAGTTTTGGTatttaaaaactaaaaataCCTTGTGTGATTCTCTGTTGTGGTTGTGTGGTTCTTGATGATCCACTGTGAAGTCCGGTAAGCTCTCTAGAGTTCCAACTACATAACTCTTCACCATTTTGTCTATCTACTGCATTTGCAATGATCGATGGTTCTTTAGGAGGAATTGTATTCGAATGTACAATAGTAGACCTGCATCATCACCAGAATTGATAATGCACAACCGCACAAAAGGTCTGGCACATATAAGACCAAACATGACCGCAGATAGACTACAATACAACGGGTACCAGTTGGTTCCATGGAAGTAAAATGAGCTGAATTATAATAAGGTGGGATGATTTTGTCAGGATAAGTCAACTATTAGTTTAGAATATAGAGATCTACTCATCTACTCATGCTATGTTGGTGACACTTAGACACACATGAGGGTCTAACTAACTGGTCAGAGAATTGCACCAAGTTCCATGACGTGGGAGAAAACTATACTTATGAATTCAGTTCAAAAATCCCAAGTCAGGTTATATAATCATCGTCTCCAACATATGGAAAGCACCAGAAGGGACCCTACTACAAAAAAGTAATAAAGGACCATGATAAATATATAAGAAACATATTAAAGACTGTTTATAAATAATTACTTGAGATGAAACTCGCTAACTCAAGAATGAGTAAAATCAACAGCAATCACTAAACGCTACCAGTTCAGAAAAATTCTGAGTAGAAGCCTAGAAGGTAACCAGTAGTAAATTTACCAGGATATGTACATGGAGGACACTTTTCAATGATTTTTATATCAGAACAGAAACAAAACAGTGCcaaaaaggccaaattttgcaTATACCTAGGAAGAGAAACATGCTTCCTGTCAAGTGGAATCACCGGTCCACTTTTACCACCAATTTCTTCCAGATGTGCAAATTGCTTTTTAAATTGGTCGACAGCACTACATAAAAGGTTAATGTTCCAAGATCAGTAACATCTACAACAAGGAGAGTTGGTAAATAGAGGATAGTTATCACCTGGGATAGAGAAAATTAGTTCTCTCAATTCCATTAATGTAATCCTTCAGCAGCTGAGGATGGTACTCTAATATCTCACGGAATATTAACTCTCGAACATCCTCCTTTGTCACCCTTCGCCTCTCAAATTCGAATTCCATCTTCGAAATTGGCTGGCAAGATGGTTCTCTCTCAACTTTGGCCAACCCCTGAAAATAAGGATCACCAAGTGCCTGAAAtaggaaaataaataaatatttgtaaaaacaaaaatatcaataaaaggATATCATATATCAAAAGAGATTAATCGTATCTCAAAACCCTATAGAAACAATTAGAATCATGATAGATAGATGAATGGCCAAGAATGAAGGATGGGCGTGATCAAATGAAAGTCCAAGGTAATTATTTGAATCACCTAACAGATATGACCATCCTTTTGCTTCTGATTTGACAAGATTTTTCAATTACCATTCCAGATAAGGTCCCCTCACCCAAAAAAAAATTGCACCAAGTGTGACTTGGAACAACTCCGGATAGTATTTTCTAAGCCACTAATTCTCTCATGGGCCATTTCTGCATATAACTTATCATGTCCTCCCTGGTCTGTTCTCACATTTCTTTTCCTTCGTACTTTCTATCCTGTCAATTTCAGCACGGCAGAAAAAGGTATTCCCCAGAAGTAGATTTATACCAAGACAGGGAATCAGGTGATTGACAGAGCCACATTGAGCAACAGCTCATGTAATCACGACAATGAAGCTAGCAACCAAAATTATATCCTATCTCTTCACAATTGTCAAAGGAACGAAACAAGGCCCATCCTTTCTCATAGCTTCATCTACATTTAATGATGTTTTTTGCCTCCAGGAAACCACTCATTAAGGGTAAAAGTTAACAGAATTTTTTAGCACTCTGTATATTTCTATCTTCTTGTGTTTTataatttcttaatttgaagaaaaacagTAGCAATTAGTGTTTTTTGAGACATTAAAACATTTTACTTTTCAAAATATATGAATTTAGACAGCAGATCACTGACTGTATGATATTCTGGTTGGATAGTCAATTCAAGTGTTACTTGGGTAATTATCAAAGTTTTACGAAATTTAGATTTTTCGGTCACTGAAATTTCATGGTTTCAAAAGCATACCATATGAAAGAGAACGAGTGGTCAAGCATATATCCTAAATAATTGAAGATTATATAGAAAATTACAacgaaaattatatttcttctCAAGTCTTAACTGGATTAATGGGAAGTGTTCTAGAACAGGTGTACTTTTGTTTTGGGGGTAAACAacttaaaaaggaaaaaatagtTCTTAAGGCCATAACAAACCTCTTCAGCAGTTGGACGGTCCTTGGGATCAAAAGCAAGCAACCTCTCCAAGAGTCGAATGGCCAAAGGATCAGCATTTAGAAATTTCTGCGCAAAGGGAACAGGTTGCTTCTTCCTCATGCTTGTAAGATATCTCCTAGCTTTTTCATTACGCACCTTAAACAGGAAACAAGATTTTAAAACAATGAACAGATTGGATAATCAAAGCTTTAGTCAAACACTTGTAATATTAAAGACACTACTAAACAAGTTTCACTGTTGCATACTCGAGAAATGGTATCCATTGAAGGTGTGCCGAGCAGATCAGTTATCATATCCAGTTGGTGAACAACATTCTTTCCAGGAAAAAGTGGTCTCCCAGTCAAAACTTCAGCAAAAATGCAGCCGATACTCCATATGTCAATAGCCGGAGTATACTGAACAAAAAGATACAAACAGAAACCTTGATATAACAGCACCTATTAATGTGGAAATGTAAATGCTATAAAGCATCAATAAATAACAAGCCTATAAATGTACAGCTGCATGTATGAGAACTAACTACTGGATGAGGGTGTAGAACTAATAttagaatattaaaaaaaacaaccaACCACGTAAATTCATACTTACAATTCAGTTGTTCCCATCTATCTGACAACTGTAAGCCTACTGTACATTTGTACTCATACATAAGACCCTCAATTTTGAACAATATGATGCTATGAAAAGGTTCACAACTTGGCAAACAGTTATCAACACATCAACCAACCTAAATCCCATGTCAGGAATCAACATGTTTTTATGGACTACCAAAATGATCTTTCAACAACCTCGAAAGAAACTGCAAATTCCACGAAATCAGAGAAAACTGAAATACACTGACATGGAAATGCGAGAATCATACACTTGATGAAAAATAAGTCAAATCCCGAAAGTATGCACAGACATTTGACTAAAAAACAACGACTGGGTAGCAGGGGAAAGTGTAGAACTATACCTTTGAGAAAAACGAGCCACACAATTCTGGAGCCCTATACCATCTTGTAGCAACGTAATCCTGTTTTTGATGCCATCAAAAAATAGAAGCAAGCAAACAGAAGTGAGGGTAGGTAAAAACTTTTATTTGCATACCGTCCAAAATATCGTTGTAGGTGTGTCATTAAAGGCAACTCTTGCCAGTCCAAAATCGCATATCTTGAGTTTACAATTTGCATTTGCCAGAATATTTTTCGGTTTTAAATCTCGATGATAAACATTAGCTGCAGGGAAAAACCTTGAACATCAAAAATCTTCACAATCTCGCAATGTACAAATAGTGGCCTTAATCATAGATTGTATAACAAGACTGCCGAACAGTACCAAAATCAGTCTACACATATTGGCATCATCTCTCTGTAGAAATCAAATTTTATGCACATTTACACTGGTCATGGTAGAAGCTCGAGATTATACAGAACTCGCGGATGACCACTGATATGAAATCAGTCATATCTTGCAATCTCCCATTATTTTCAACAAGAGTATACATAGAAAAATGAAAAACAGCAGAAGGGATCACCTGTATGGATATATTTAAGGGCACGAAGCAATTGGTAAAGGAAAAACTGATAATGTTCCCGAGTCAAATCATCATTAGCCTTGATGACTTGATGTAGATCAGATTCCATTAGCTCAAAAACAACATATATATCTTTGAATTCTCTTCGGGAAGGTGGAAGCATAATGTGTTTAATATCAACAATGTCGGGGTGTCGCAGAAGCCTGAGAAGCTTTATCTCTCGAAGAATCCGTGCAGCATCAGAAACTGTGTTCAAAAATGTCACGTATTTTCTTTATTGCCACTTTTTCACCAGTATGAGTATCGATTGCTGAGCAAACAACACCATAGCTTCCTCTCCCTACGACCTCCTGAATTTTATACCTGCTTGCATCACCATATTCCGAGAAGAAATCCATTTCTGTCGAACTCTGTTGCATAGAAGAAgaaattttttagttttttaattattaaattaacaGTTTGTGTTGAACATCAAAGAACAAGTACGAATAAATGTGCCTTTATATGAAATGAAAATAACATATGCAGTACATATGCTCCTTCTGCATATGCAGAGCAACGCACAACAAAAGCACATATGAACTGAAAAGTAACAGAaggttttccaaaaaaaaatggTCAGGAATCACAGAGAACATTTCCAATATTAGTAAAAGTTAATGGTCAATCCCTTATCtctgaaacttcaaaaataatATGTCAGTGGCTTGTGTGCCATGGAATCCCACAGAGAGTTTGGCTATAAAAAAAGTCAATTCCTAAACTTACTAGTAGAAATGCACACAAGAGTAGTAAACAGCTAACTACAACAGCACGTCAATTAATATGATTCTATCTAAGGAATAAAAAACATGTGTGAATTGCCCCAGTCAAGAAAGAGCATTTAGAAGTTTCCAATTTACAGTGAACCTGGCTAAAAATCAGATCAATAGAAGTTTGATAATTCAGGTGGATCCAAAAGCATCTCTTTCCAGATGTTCAATAAGCATTACACACACAGAAAACTATTTCTTATGGAAAAAATTAGAGATAAAAATTATTGTTTCTCTCCCCTTTGAAGGTTAAAACAAACGTAAGACCAACATATACAGCTGCGATAATTAAGCCCTCCCACAAGAAACAGCTATAAATGAGATTTATGAGATGAAACTAATATACTCATTACTCAAATAGTTAATAACATAACATGCAGCAtgaaactcaaatatttttctacCTCAGTAAACACTACAGATTTCAACCAGGAGAAAAAAGCAACCATACGAATTAAATAACTCGGATCAAAgaagaaatagaagaaaaaATACGAAGAGTGAAATTTAACCACCCACTTTatgccaaaaaaaaatttaagtatttatgaTGAAAGTGAGAAGTACATAAAAAATACCAGAAGATTTAAATAGGAAAACAATCAATgcatattttattaagaatttcCAATGCAAAACATTCACTTGAAAAATAGTTAAAATATCTGAATAACAACAAATCATATCCATCACTTCGCCATCATCAGCCTAACCTATTATGTATTAACTTAACAAACCAATCATCCAGCCAACATATACCATACTACACGGAACCCTTTCACCCGATTCACTTTATACATCACGCCGTGAATAGCTCAACTATAGCTACGCAGCAATATGTAAAATTTCCAGTAATTAAACTCAATTTTCTAATTTAACAGAATAATAAAATGGAAACCATTTACATAAACAAGAACAGCCAAATCTCAAATTGACGAACGCGCACAAAATTTCATGCACACGAAACACGAACCCAAAACCCAAAATGAATTTCTTTTAGATTCGCAATTTCTGTCGAAGTCGAATATAAAATCTCTGGATAACACGCTCACTTTCTTTCGGTGTTCCGGCTGCATTGTGAAAGAATTTCAAAACCCACAAAAGATATTATTGGCCACCCTTTTCAACGACGAAATCCAGAAGAAAACCCAATTGCATTCCCCAGAAGATCTCAAAGAAAACTCAGCCGCATTTCCCCCACCGACCGCGTCTCCGAATGTCAAACGAAAAGTCCCACCTCGTACGCTTCGAATTATCGGTAGAGCCAAAAAGGAACCGATCCTTCATACAACACAATCCCGCCCCTCCTTTTTCACCCACAATCATAGAACAACAATACCGACCATCAAAAACACCCCGACAGATTAATATAAAGAAGATAACCCATACAAAGAGTCCGAAAGCCTCGCTCGCGGATTTATGGATCTGAAGGTAGAATAGATTTCTGGTGGTGGGGTGCGGGGTAGATGAAGGGCGGTGTTGTTAAGATCTGTGACCGACAGGAGATGGAGAGAGGGAGAGGTTTTGAAAAGACAGACAGGTGCGGTGcaactgattgaattgaaattcACCTGCTTGTACGTTTCGATTTATACGATGTACGTTTGTTTGTACGCTCACGCCCAGCTCAAACTTTCACTAAatcatacaaataaaaaaagtctcaaaataacaaaaatattaaacatTCGTTATAATGTGAGGTAGGAGTGATTTTATGTTACACTTGGTTAATAGGTTCAACTTTTATTGATGTGAACTTTACATCCATCAAAAATCATGATAGATCACAGTTAGATTGAGTAATATATTGATATGGATTTCACATCAATCCAAAAGTCACGGTAGATCATAGTTAGATTAAGTTAAAATAATTGTTgtgttatatttttttcatttggaACCTCGACATGTTGAAATACTAACTAGAGATCAGTCTTCTAAGAAAACTgaactgtttttattttttctaatatttgaattataattatattaatagtCACTTTAAGCTTTATTGTGAATTATAATAACGTGTTTGGAACCATTTGATATTAAATTCGAGTAAAAATTATGTAACTCGGTCTTGAAACTttgaattataattatattaatagtCACTTTAAGCTTTATTGTGAATTATAATAACGTGTTTGGAACCATTTGATATTAAATTCGAGTAAAAATTATGTAACTCGGtcttgaaactcgtttgtaaatattatatattttaaattcgttCTTAGTCGATACAGTCGCATCAAACGAGGATAAAGGTCGTTTGAgattgagactagcatctgtgatgttgtgtaccatTTTTCATGGTAAGAGCATAAAGATGTCAAATCATACAAATAGGTAATCATACGATGATTGTACCGAACAACACTCTCtgggacttttcaagtggttatcattcatcgggAGGAAAAGTatgtggttgtgattgtacatgattagtccttacgacctggGACAACACCGAGGCTCTACATACGaggattgtgctttgactcgtttaccgattccacgagggtcacaaggtggcgaggttgggtgcaattgcaacatatgtaggagccagtgcattgtaatCGAGGATTCACTGCTCACCTACATGTATgaatatcatatgtgatctaacgaaataataatgcataaaatcaCTGGCCAGAGTGTGGGATGTGCATTAGAGAATGAGTTCTCTAGTTGTACATACAATAACACTGCGAATATTTCATAATTGCACATAGCTATCAAATCtaatatgcaactctcgatgaaccaatggttgcagattcgatcaggatatatgagatgaaggggccgtattgtacgttaatcatgacgattggttcttgcagaaactatcagtgatacctagagaatcatgGGCCGATGCTACTAGatactcttaccatgattcgatgggtttaatcagaaatagtttctaacattttcatgatcaaaCGTTGGTGTATGGAATatgggcaaattagggtaagctcgaataaaAGAAATTGTCCTGAattacaaagagttgtgaacccacgactagctgtatctctgaaccattgagagtcacacaagcactagatcatttgttcccgttgagagaataaattcaacgagttgaatttatataaaattatgatatagt includes:
- the LOC142522317 gene encoding peroxisomal and mitochondrial division factor 2-like; translation: MADETTIVGELSGHREVEISGDNSAKISGLTLKVSDLEQENDKINEQNKKYKQQIEELEDSVKVLSNENDEFKKHVHEVEAENKTLGAVVARAAELEADVSRLQHDLVSTMSDLQETTAELSDMKSEMVGIKQREEEKDVKLEAIEKERNLLVSKVENLEGVESSMRNELEGKERELGDLKKRVEELETMVGSSKNLEKLKNDLEKTVEKMKVEISLLQSCLDEKEKMIIAYEVKERAVVDAVNGGIERDGRVRVGKNGFFGDSSQKDWLLVAGSTFSAIVVVGVACYIQHISRK
- the LOC142522316 gene encoding LOW QUALITY PROTEIN: mitogen-activated protein kinase 20-like (The sequence of the model RefSeq protein was modified relative to this genomic sequence to represent the inferred CDS: deleted 1 base in 1 codon), which produces MQPEHRKKSSTEMDFFSEYGDASRYKIQEVVGRGSYGVVCSAIDTHTGEKVAIKKIRDIFEHVSDAARILREIKLLRLLRHPDIVDIKHIMLPPSRREFKDIYVVFELMESDLHQVIKANDDLTREHYQFFLYQLLRALKYIHTANVYHRDLKPKNILANANCKLKICDFGLARVAFNDTPTTIFWTDYVATRWYRAPELCGSFFSKYTPAIDIWSIGCIFAEVLTGRPLFPGKNVVHQLDMITDLLGTPSMDTISRVRNEKARRYLTSMRKKQPVPFAQKFLNADPLAIRLLERLLAFDPKDRPTAEEALGDPYFQGLAKVEREPSCQPISKMEFEFERRRVTKEDVRELIFREILEYHPQLLKDYINGIERTNFLYPSAVDQFKKQFAHLEEIGGKSGPVIPLDRKHVSLPRSTIVHSNTIPPKEPSIIANAVDRQNGEELCSWNSRELTGLHSGSSRTTQPQQRITQVVLTTACEIFRLLAKTGKVAGPVLPYENGSVIKDTYDPRNLVSSTVLPNQPPPVTYYYHRNGTGMPERSAAKTHRELPSSHNKQIPNCSMASKLAPDIAINIDCNSYYIARAGVTKVDHVEDRAVMIDANLLQSKGQYSGLGVAAAAASNMATHRKAGGIQYGMARMYS